A window of Centroberyx gerrardi isolate f3 chromosome 6, fCenGer3.hap1.cur.20231027, whole genome shotgun sequence genomic DNA:
TGTGTTCAAAACTTCTGTCGTCGAAGTGGCTGCAAGGAGCTGTAACCAGAAGGTGGTCGGTGCTTGTCATGGCGGGAACCTAAGAACCCACTGATGAACACCAGTGGGGAAGGAGGTTGCCAAGCTGAAGAAGGAGGTCTTCTGGGCCTGGTTGGCATGAAGGACTGCTGACTCAGCAGAGATGTAATGGCATACCAGTAGTTGCAGAAGGGAAAGCCTGTGTGTAGGAGTAGTTTGTAGGAGGCTAAGGAGAATGACATTCAGGTGGCCTCAAAGAGCTTCTGGAAAATGATTCAGCAAGGAGGGGAATGCAGGACATGACAAAGTCTGTTCtcagcacagacagagaaatgctGACCTTGACTGGGAACATTACCAGAAAGTGGAAGGACTTTGAGGAACTCCCAAACCCAAGTCTGAGCTGAGGCATCAGCTAATGGTGATCCTAACAAAGATCTTTGGCACTCTAAAGCAGGTTTTCCTCAGGAATTTGCTTGTATTTGGCTTCACATGCTGATGCTGCCACCACCATCCTTCATGGTAGGGCAGGTGTTAGATGGGTGATGAGCTGTGCCTGGTTTCTGCCCAACGTAGCACTTTGTATCACAGCTGAAGAGTTCTGTTTTGGTTTTATTATAATTTGATAATTTGATTATAATTGataatttattattatcttttgCCTCAGTCTTGCACTGCCTTTTTGCAAACTCCAGGCTGCTGTCATGTACCTTTCTTCAGGAAAGGCTTCCTTCTGGCCACTCTGCCATACAAACTTAATGAGTGAAGTGCTGCACTGACTTTCGTCCTTCCAGCATGATCTCCCATCACAGCCAAGGAACAGAGTGGTCCTTCCCGGTCTCTTCTCTGACCAGGTGACCTTGCCCAGTTAgctttttctttatatttgtcTCGTGCCTTGCCTGAAATCACTTTGCCTTGAGTGTTCCTATCAGTAACACAAGGCTCCCGACAACATAGCTCCCAGGGTCACTGGGGCATGCAAACCCCTTCCAGCACGATAATGTTGCGATCTCTTTATAGCAGGTACGGCCGACTGGGAGGAAACCCTAACAGACCCTGGCATGCTGGAAGGCGGTGCCTTACATCATACTGAATTATGTGTGCATGATCAATGTCGTTGTGCATTCTTGCACTAAACTCAAACCTACTAGCAGACTCCAGTTAACATGAGgttacacttttattttttattgttactgTTATATGCCTATCAACACAAATTCTAAATTATTTTACTTGAAAATACATAAACCAATACAGAGAGTCTTTGATTCTGTACTATTTACTACTAGTCAAAACAATGTGTATGATCATACTTAGAGTGACCTAGAGACTTCTTGTGTGACAGGGAGAGTGTTTCACATTCACTGTCACAtaagtttacatttttagctTAAGTCACTTGGTTGGTCAGCCGGTCGGTTggtcccaaaaaaaaacaactttactgCGCATGTGCCACCATGATACACAGTTATAAAGACACTATGAGCTCAATTGCCACGTCACTTTCAGTTTAGCACGGTTGGTAAATCATATGCTAGGTTTGCCACGCGAGACTGAGACTGGAGTTCAAATCCTGGGTGTCAATTTAGAAAGTCTAAACTAGTTACAGTTTATCACGGATTACATCCTCGGTTAGATATCAGGTAGAATAGGTTGGTCTGTCAGTTCATCAGTCCTTCCCAAAAATTTCAAAAGAATATGTGCTGGTTTTCAGCATCTATAGCTATTGATCCCGAACTCGCATTGACATGAGTGATGGCTTATCAGACTCGGGAAAGAGTTCCCTATCAATTGGTGCTGTCATTCAAgcccctctcccttttctgattggctgtatgGATCCTGAAGCTACACTGAGATGTGTGATGGTTTATTTGACTCATGAGAGTGTCCTATTGATTAGTGATGTCATTTAAGCCCCTGCGTCTTTCTTAATTGGCTGTTTTTTCATCATCCGTTGGTTATCTCAGAAATTTAaaaagaatttgttttgcttttcatCGTCTTTATCTATTGATCCCCAAGTTTTATTGTTTAATCATTTTTATCTGGGTGATCCTAAAGTTGCACTGGCATGAGTGGGAGTTTGTCGGACTCGGGACAGATATTTGCATTGATTCTTTTATGTCTCTAACCTTTTCCTGATTGTCAGTTTTTTTATGGTCGATATGTATTGCTCCCAAAGTTGCACTGACAAGAGTGATGCTCGTCAGACTCGGGAGACTCCTATTGAGTGGTGATGTCATTTAAGCCCGTcccctttcctgattggctggttctccattgtttatttttattcatcccAAATTCGCACTCAGGAGAGAATATCCTGTCTATTGGTGATttcatttaagcccctccccctttcctgattggctgttgattgtctattgattttgatgccACATTGAGATGTGTGACAGCTCATTTGACTAATTAAGGCCCCATTAAGGATTTCTTGGTAAaatccttcaaactttcaataCAGTTATAcaaacagttatctctcgcTACCACTTGGGACTGCCAAAATGCAAAGTtttctagtgcagctttaaacaaatttaaaaCTCAAAGCTCAATGGCTCATTTAAGACTACTCACAGCAGAAAAAAGATGAgtgagtgttgttgttgtaaatgaATCTTAGACACCATGCCATAAATTGTAGATCTCTTGTCCTAGGGGTGTCAGGGTGAAGAAATACACCAAAGCAACtgttaaaaaatatttcattttcattttggatgcACATAATTTATTCTTGACCCACATTAAGCCATCGTTGTCAAAATTAgaaaatcacaatgaaaatCCAACATTATGTAAGTCTCTCACAAATTATACTTTTAGGTTACTCTTGTTCTGTGCAACCATCCATACAAGTGTTTGgtaacaacagcaaaaaaacaaccatGTATATACGCTGCTTGCCAAAACCACACCTTGCATGCACCAGTATGCTCTACGAAAACCAGGCGAAACAGAGTGAAAATATAGACAGCCTCTCCTCAAGAGcagctggaggaagttgctTGAAGCCACCTGTAATGCAGCCCAATATATTATCCTGAAGCCGTACTGTAAACTATGAGGCTTAAAGGCACAGGAAGAAACCATTCCTTTTGTCTTTAAAATTGCCTTTACTGAGCTATCCATTTAAAATTACAATAAGTGGGTGGCCTATGAAGTTTTCAATAACCCTTAGTGGGGCCTTTGATAATGAGGTCAGACTGCCATGATAGCCATGGCGTTCCCTGTATTGAAGAGGTATAAAGGAGCGACAGTGTTTCAGCCAGCTCAGTTAAAAGTGACTCACAGTATGACTGCAGCAGTCTACAGGATAGCAGATGAATGCTAGGATTCACACAATGGTATAAACattgttttgtcatttctaaGCTGAAATAATATTGATAGATGTATGGATATATTGTGAGTTTACATAATGGAATGATAAGGTTGGTTATTTGTCACATTCGATTGTTTTCTTGATAATGAAGTTGTTTACTGTAGTAAGCTGAATAATGTTGCTGTCTGCTTAGTGCTTTAGCTGCACATTGTCCCAAACAAGCATATGAAACACAGGTGCACTCGTTTAAACTTTTACAAATATGtaacaaatgtaaaataataatacgaACGTTTCATTTTGAGGCAAATTAGAATGGTTATTCAAATTATTTCATCATGTGCACACTAATTATTGCTTTGTGAACCAATGGGAGGATCATGGTAAATTCTACACAGTTTTCATATTTCGTACTTAGTGCCTACTTCAACAGTGGGCCTTTGAAATACTTATTTTTCATGATTGTTATATCTTTATATATTCTAATtgtttttaacaattttttgcTCATTGCGATTATCTGTATGAATAGAAGCTTACATGAACCTATGTATCTTTTTCTGTGCAGCCTGTTTGTAAATGAACTGTATGGCAGTGCAGGGTTGTTTCCATTCCTTCTGGTTCAGATAATCTCCGACACTCACActgtttctgcttcattatgtTTCCTGCAGATATTCTGTTTGTACTCTTATGCATGTGTTGAGTTTTGCAACTTAGCCCTCATGTCTTATGACAGGTACCTTGCTATCTGTTGCCCTCTACAATATAATACACGTATGACATCTAACAAGGTGGCTGTCTTTATTGCTGTGATTTGGTTGTACTCTTTTCTAGAATGTCTTGTCTCTATATCCTTGAGTGTCCCTTTACAACTGTGTGGGAACATCATTAACAAAGTGTACTGTGACAACTACCCCATCGTCAAGCTGGCATGCTCTGACACCAGAGTAAATAACATCTATGGGCTCTTTGGCACTGTTCTTGCAGTCTTAGTCCCTCTAATTCCAATAATTTTCTCTTACATGAAGAttcttcagatttgttttgCCGGTTCAAAAGAGACCAGACAAAAAGCTGTTAGTACCTGCACACCTCACCTTGCTTCCCTTCTGAACTTTTCTTTTGGGTGCTGCTTTGAAATATTGCAGAGCAGATTTGACATGACCAGTGTGCCCAGTGTGTTGCGCATTATCTTTTCATTATACTTTCTTACATGCCAACCACTATTCAACCCTATATTATATGGACTGAGGATGTCGAAAATCCGTAACATATGTAGAAGTCTGATCTATTGTTAAATGTAGACTTTCAATGTCAACGGTCAACAGATTTGCTCAGCTTGACTTACAAGAAAAAACTGAATGAACAGAAGCTGTTTACTACTGTAGTGTCAACAGTAATGAGATGATGTCTCTGgttaaatgtatgaataaaacaatattaaaCATGAAACCTTAGAGGCAAAGATAAAGAAACTGTTGCTGTAGATTTTCATCTGTCCAAAGACTCAAAACAAATGACTGTACATTATTTTATCTGTATGCGGTCAGTGAAAGATGATGCAAATTTCAGGGTAGGAACTGTTCATATAACGTTTTTTCAATTTATAGCTTAGTAATTCTATGTCTAATCTTTCATTTTGAACAAAGGGATGGTCTGACATCTGACACTCTTGTCCTGTTCATCTTGATCAACTCAATGCTAACAGATTATTTATTAATGCTAACATATTGATAAAAAACGAATTGTAAAgttgcacagaaaaaaaaaaaactggaaataTATGTCATGTGAAAGAATGTAATAAATCTAAATTTAATCAGTTAAACAGTTCACCCACGAAAGATATACAGTTATTTCATGCAGGTACAATGTGATTCTCAGTAAATTTGTTGTGTTGGAAGGAAATTTACATTgcagtttatttgtttttgtttgctcaTTTTGAATCCTAATCATGCCTGTGCTACTGAGGATAATAATGGGGCGTTTAAGTTGCTTGTGGTGTTTATCATAAGAGCAAAAATCTAGTACAGTGGGAACTTTCTATTATAGGAAAAGGTTTTAATATCAGTGTTACAAATCCAGTCCCTGAGGGCCATGGCTATTTCACAATACTCTGCCTAAAGCTTGGACTGCTGTGGAGCTCTGAGCTGTGAGGACGGCCGCACTGTTATTGGGGTTTGGACACTAGAAAGGGTGAAAATCACAAATCTGTCCAATCACAATGCCTTTACCTTTATTACAATGTTAAGTGAAAACCCAACGTAAAGCTGCACAGGTTTTATCTTTtcttgtaaaacactttgtaactttgttttgaaaagtgttccATAAATagagttattatcattattattattattatcattattgttattattattaataataataaagtcacaatgaaactgcaatTTGAGAGCACCTTGCTTCCtgaatgtgatgtatttcctgttgaaacaggatgttggggcgggacataacacagggagggatcattcaaaagtgtaaaccaatgggagatcagttagggagaaaaaggcagttttattggatgggaggggcggaggggcgggattgttcaaaaatctgtgatgttttattggtcgGAGTTTGTATTTACGACTCCTGGTGCAGCGTGATGTCATCATCAGAGATACTCTGTTTCCCAGAAAGGAAAAGTCATGACAAATAGATATAAAAACACgaggcataaattgtcaaataagtGTATGGTATGATCGTTAGAATGAGCTAATAAGGTGAAAaggtcattttttatttcagtgtgactttaaacagAATTCATTACTACGTGTTATTGATTGACTTTACATAGGAAGATTTGACTTTACATCTATTATTCCCGTGATCTTAGACTGGAGGCTGTGCAAAGTAGGGCCTGTGGTCCAAATTTGTCCCTCCACAAAATAACTTCTGGCCCTCTGAAGGGCTTCAGAAAGGGAAGCTTGTTATGATGCAATTATAACTGAGGAGTTATTTTTTCACAAACTTGCTTATTACAAGGTATATGAAGAAACACCATGTTAATTCCAACATTTTGAAATAATCCATGTCCAATCACATGTTTTGGCCCACAACCCATGTTTGGGTTCGGTCCTTGTCAGAGAGTTTCGGCAGCTCTGCCTTTTCCCTTTCCTCATATTTGCAACGCTGTAACGCTTGGAGAGGAAGAACGACTCCAGAACAGTTTTAACAAGCAGCTTACACCATCTAGTGTCAGACTGGGaaactttttaatttaataCTGGAATGAAATACATACCAGAAGGGGGATAAAGCCTTTCCTGAACtaaatgtaattaaatgtaATAATCAGAGCCATAAAATCAAAAGCGATTCCTAATCAGACATTCAAAAACAACAGATCCCCTCTCTCACTGTTGTCGTGGCGCTGAGAAACCAAGCTGCTCGTCTCGGCTTTGAAAGAAAGAACTTTTAGCTTaagttttcatttctttcttttgggCCTTTCAGATACAAATTCAGCTAATTTGTCTGGGTCACCAGGTCCTTTAACGGTGAGATAAACCCAGAGAATTTATGTGTCTATGATGATCTTCCCAGGCTCTACattgaataattattttataAAGCACACCAACAGTCTTCCATCTATATTAAAGATGTACATACAGTGCTGAGAAAGGGAATCACTCCAACAAAACTTAGATACACAGCAGCCAAACACTTCCCAGACAGAGAAACGCCTTATGATCACGCTGCTGTTCTGGGACGGGTTCAACAACTTCATAGTTACTTTTGTTTAGCGTTCCTTGTTAGAACTGCCTCCTCTTAACTGTTATTGATTTCACATGCAAGCCATATGAAGTCACATGATGACCCTCATGCTGCCAATATTATCAATATTCCACACacttctgttgtgtttgtctACAGCTGTGTCGCTTGGCAACAgtgtgcagtgatctgcctcctgctctgtgtgggCAGGTTCCTCTTCTCTAACACAGCATCATCTGTCATGTGATAGCCGTGTGCTGCAGGGTCTGACAGATGGCCTTGGTTTGTCTGCAGTATGGGAACAATGACATCCTACAGCTCTCACACACTGTAAGACCTTCAGGCATCTGTAGTAACAtgcaaaagtttggacccacctgattatAGCCaattaaagccattttgatctaaaggcttctgtttaaatgcttgaaatgagtttcttagacaaatataaatagtgaagttgatcctatgcatgaatttctttccaaagccttcgcctttccatcaaggcaaagaatctaaaatataagatagttttgatttgtttgatgcTGTGttgatttgtgttatttcatagttttgatgaaaaatagtaaaaataaagaaaaatgtgtgtgtccaaacgtttgactggtagtgtatataacGACATTTTTGGTAAATGACCCCAGTTTTGTGGGCCCTGTACCTCCGAGAGTTTAGATGGAAGGCATCAGTAAGTTTTGTTGGATAATGGTCAAAACTTTCCACAGTTGTAATGCAGTGCAGGGGGAATTCAGAAGCTAATGAGTCGGGCTTGTAAACATGGTGGATTACTCACTGGCTCATTACATAACGGGTCATTAGTGCACTGTACTGCTCTCAGTCCCCGGGGGGCGGTTAAGAAGCTGTCACTCAGCAGTGAGACAGGGCCTGGTAGACACTGCTCAGTGTGTCGCAACACAGATGATGACCTCAATGAAAACAAGCTTGGTtcagaaaacaaacatgttgGTTGTTTTGCGACTTTGGATCAGCAGTGGTTAAAGACTCGGCCTGTGCTTTCTTGTCTGGTCAAAGCAAATCCTCAGCACCTCTAGTCAGTATCCTTCCACACAGGCCAGCAGGGATGCGATGAATGAAAATATCCTCTCAGTGCCGGAGCGGCTAACCGGGAGAATCAGGAAGATTCCCGGTGGGCCGCTGAGAGTGCTGACCTAAGAAAGTATTCTGTACACACTATTAATAGGGAGTCCAAATGTGTATTTTGAattacagttttaaaaaaaaatctatttcataGGATTAAAGTGACAGATTGAAAAAAAACTGGTTCATGTTTATGaattaaaaatctgaaataataAACAATCTTTAAATAATTCAGGCCTATATTCACTATCGGGTTCCTCACTGACTTGCTCGACCTTCAGTCAGTTTTAATAGAGATTATATTTCAGACATTTTGCTTTATTGGGCAGCTTTCACTGAAGTGCGGCAGAAAGACGGACGACAGGCAGCTACAGTCCTGAGCCGGACTCGAACCCGTGAGCTTCACTCATGTGACCGGCTCCTTCGGCCACTGTGatttattttaacttattttattctattttcttttatattgttGTATTCCATTTCACTGTATTCCTTCTTTTAGATGGTGTTCTTTTATATTTTAAGTCCTTCATCTCATATGATGTTTTATTGAAATTTTAAACTCTATTTTTCTTGTTGTAAAGCTCTTTGTAActcattttgaaaagtgcttaataaataaagtttattattattattattattattattattatcaaactTAACTTGTAAATCCCATTTGTGTTTCcgtctttgtgttttgtttttcctctctcactttccccaTGTTTGCATGGAGAAAATCCCAGCTTCAGTTGTAGAGTCGATACGCCGACAAGTGGAGAATTGTGTTACTGTAAGTTGTTTCATGTGGCGCTCGGCCCTCATCCTGCACACTGCTGCCGAAGGTAAACAGCTCATAGCAGTGAAGGGCCGgttccacagtgtgtgtgctgggctGAACACAAGGTTCCCATGTAGGAAATCAAACTAGCTAACTAAAGCGAAATGTCCACTGGTCAAGGCAGGTGAATAAAGAGGTTTAGTCCGAAATCTCCACCATTTGAATAAAGTAACACGTactgttacaaaatgattgacagcacaaattTGAAATGTATCATGATACTTTTTAATGTATCACAAAACAGCACATAACTTACATCTTTGTTTGACGAAACGTTTTTATTTCAGGCAATGAGTTTATTTCCATTACCATTGTGGAATTAAACATTTCATATGTAGGTTTACTGACTTGCTTACTTAAAGACTGGGCCAtgtctgctctgctgtgtttaTTCCCACTGAAACAGACCGGATTCAAACCTGCAGCGCCCCCACCGAGCAGATGAACTAATGGGCCACAGCAGACATCTAGCAGTGCCCGGCTGGTAGCTGGTGTCTTCCTGTCTGCCGCGGTGCTGCGGTCGGATCCTGGCTGCTGCCACACTGACAGACTTCTGAAACCTTGAATTACCGTGAATTATAGTGGTCCTGCCAAAATCCCTCTCTGGATGACTTTTGTAATAGATCTCCTTATCTCTTCTGTCCTGATCCCGTAAACAAGTGGATGCAGTAATGGAGGGAAAAATATGAACTGTGCTGAAATGAGATGGTTAACATATTTAGACACTGTGCTGTGCCTGTTGTAGACAACAGAGAAGAGGATGCTCACAGAGAAATTGATGAAGACAATCAAATGCGGGGCACATGTACTTAGCGCTTTCTTCTGGGACTCCTTTGATGCCCTCAAGCTCACAtgtaatattttcatatatgaCAGCAGGACTAGAAAAAACGGCAAAACCACCAGACTTGCAGTAATGAATAAACCATAAATGTTTCCCAGGGCACTTTTAACACAGGACAGCTTCACAACCGACAGGTTATCACAGAAAAGCTTGTTGATTACAAACCTGCACAAAGGGAGTTGTGATGTTAGATAAACTTGAAAAGACAGAAGGGTGACAGGAATGAAATATACAACAGTCAATAATAGTTTCACTTTGGAAGGCGTTACAATGGTGTGATACTGCAGCGGCTTGCAAATTGAGACGTATCTGTCATATGCCATAACAGCCAAGATTGCATAAGCATTCAATGCATACACATTGATAAAAAGCACCTGCAATAAACATCCTCCATAAGAGATGCTTTGGGCGTCTCTGAGAAGATTGTCCATGACATTAGGACACACAGCTGAGCATCCAATCAGACCGTTCACCGCCAAGTTTAGCAGGAATATGTACATTGGCTTGTGTAAGCTAGAATCCATATAAATGACAAGTATCAGAATCAGGTTTGCTAATATAGTAAAGACATAAAGGAAAAAAGTAAGCATGAAGAAGACACAGTTTAGTGGGCCTGGGGGATCGTAGGCAGTGAGCAGCACAGCAGTATTTATGAAACTTTGGTTCATATTTCCCAATAATAAAGACCTTATTATCTAAAAATTGAACCTCAGGACCTGCAACTTGCGGCCTGTTGCCTCAGTGGTCAATGATGAAAACTAACattaaaaatatcaaacatgcaGTAAATGATTACCTGTGAGGTGAGAGATAGTACTAGTTGAAGTCTATCCTGCTACAATAATGGCACTATGAAAGCTTGATGAATAATTGTTGCTGTAGTTTGAGCTCTTATACTGTCTGGTGCAGCACAGTACGGGTCTGTCAGGTGACCAGGTATCTAGAGAGGCATCCCAAGACTGAGGGAATTGAAGATTGTTGTGATGTGTACAGTGAAGTACAAGTTTTTTGATTCAAGCTTAATGCcacttttttattgtttatactGATTCAGATTATTGTCTGATTATTAAAAGCTTTCTAGTTTCTCTTCAGTTACTAGACAGCTTCTAATAATCCATGTGTATGGATGCACTCTGCTGGGATCGTTATTGTTGCTGTACCAGATGTTTGACTTCTGCAGCAATACCAGTGAAAATTTCAGCAAAAAATCCAACAGAAATACCTTTGCATATTTTACTTAACAAAAGATTTTGCAAAAGGTTTTGCGGTataatttaatatttcattttgagtTCATGGCAACCTTGGTTGCATTAATTTACGTCAGCGGATTGGATCGCATAATATTGTTCCCACTTTCTAATGTCTTGTCCAGGGTTTTAGGCAATTTTAGCGTGCACCAGCAAGATACAGATACTCAGTACTAGATCAGTGCATCCCTACCTGTtagagacacaaaaacaacccaaaacTACAAGAGAAGGCTGAGCAGCGCTTCTCACTGCAGGCAAACAAACCTGTTGGGAGAACAAGTACCATCTATCCATTTCCTCTCTGACAGAAGAAAAACTAGTGAGGTACTAGTGTCTGTTAGATCCTCTGTTAAACAGTGTTTTAAATGGGGATAAGCAAGTCACTGCTGACAAACACCACATACAGTATCTACAAAGTAAGGTTTGTCAGGATCAAAGAAAACTTTAGAATTCTACAATGGGGTTTTAAAAGGGCAGTAAGcaatttatgacttttatcagcCTCCATCTAGCCTCCCTTTATCAGCGACCATCTACACTCTGCTtgtataaaagtataaaagttacattttcccATTGTAGAGGAGTAAACTAGTTAATTAGAGAAGAGAGCTAACAGAAGTGTTTAGAAAATGTATATGGGGGGTTGAGAGTGTCGTGAAACTCCAGGAGTTTTTTGTTGCAGAGTATGGGCAGGAAAGTTGAAAAGTCAGAAATAAGCCTGCTGTGCTTTTGGAACATTATTtagttgcagtaacagattacgTCACTGTGTGGCGCTCCTTGTTTTACTGAGAtggagttacagcaacaggtatTGAGTTCTACTCCCAGTCTGTCTCCCGACCAGTAGCTTTAAGTCTCTTCAGTAACGAGTTGGTACGTGTTACACTATATCAATCTACACATGTATGTTTAGAGAATATATTGCCGTGGAGACCAGGCTTTGTATGGTTGACAAGTAGAGTTGAATAAAGCGGAAATGTGAAAATCCCAACTACGCTGTCATCCGGCTCTGTCAAGTTATCCAGGAGCATTTTGCTAAAGCTAATATAGGCCAAGACACGGCCAAACATGTTacaaagtgagttttgaaatctCTGCACCTTGCCAAGtcatcgttgagtcattggttttGATGAACAACCCTTTCAgtccccgcagatatattatggtcattttgtgctatgggacagttaatagtcatgaaactcactcagcaTAATTACCATGGAAACTTCACACTcaaggaataaaaataaaaacacaaaaattgtAGTTAGATTTTTGTGGGACAGCAGTGATACAACTGTCTATATAAGGCCAGTTTAATATGGAGGTGAGAGATTTCTAGTTCAGTAACATATTCCATGCGTAAGGGGACTGATCCATGCGGTCAGGTGACATGGATAATTCTGTAAGACAAACTACCTTTGGGCAGCTGCACACAGCAGGAAAGCACAGCTGCTGTGGGGCAGCTGTGGAAACTGTGGGTAGGACCAGCTGACCCGCACAGCAGGAATTGTAAGATGGAGCCATGCTTGCTAAGATACATGGGGTCATGACTATCCAGGCACAGTTGGCCAATGCCATGGTGTCACTTTATCAATGCCAGCTAATGCATGGCCTGGGGGCCTTAGGTCTGGTCTCTGAACTGCACCTGATCTCATCATTCATGGCCCGGGTCATGAAGGAGCAAGCTGTGGCCCAGCGGATCTCAGATCCTACTTGGAAATAAGCTGGTGAGGCAAGAGTCAACGCCATGGCTAGCAGGGTGGCAAAGCTCAGCTCAAGGGCTGCTGTAGCCCCCGCATCGTTCCTGACCATGTCTCTTACCCAGCCACCCTTTGCCCCATGTCAGCATGCTTCACAGCCTGGGTAACATTGTCCGGAAGCCTCTAGATGCCATCTACCATGACCCAGGGGTGTGCCCACAAAGCTCCATTGACACGGTTTGCGACTGTTTCAGCAGTGGCAAACCCAGATTACAGAGAGGTGCTGTGTTGGGAAATCTCTCTGCTGGCCAAAGGAGCTGCTCA
This region includes:
- the LOC139929778 gene encoding olfactory receptor 4B13-like — protein: MVNSTQFSYFVLSAYFNSGPLKYLFFMIVISLYILIVFNNFLLIAIICMNRSLHEPMYLFLCSLFVNELYGSAGLFPFLLVQIISDTHTVSASLCFLQIFCLYSYACVEFCNLALMSYDRYLAICCPLQYNTRMTSNKVAVFIAVIWLYSFLECLVSISLSVPLQLCGNIINKVYCDNYPIVKLACSDTRVNNIYGLFGTVLAVLVPLIPIIFSYMKILQICFAGSKETRQKAVSTCTPHLASLLNFSFGCCFEILQSRFDMTSVPSVLRIIFSLYFLTCQPLFNPILYGLRMSKIRNICRSLIYC
- the LOC139929777 gene encoding olfactory receptor 52D1-like, producing the protein MNQSFINTAVLLTAYDPPGPLNCVFFMLTFFLYVFTILANLILILVIYMDSSLHKPMYIFLLNLAVNGLIGCSAVCPNVMDNLLRDAQSISYGGCLLQVLFINVYALNAYAILAVMAYDRYVSICKPLQYHTIVTPSKVKLLLTVVYFIPVTLLSFQVYLTSQLPLCRFVINKLFCDNLSVVKLSCVKSALGNIYGLFITASLVVLPFFLVLLSYMKILHVSLRASKESQKKALSTCAPHLIVFINFSVSILFSVVYNRHSTVSKYVNHLISAQFIFFPPLLHPLVYGIRTEEIRRSITKVIQRGILAGPL